A region from the Nitrososphaera sp. genome encodes:
- a CDS encoding G1 family glutamic endopeptidase has translation MLASVLGSTPVLQAFADSSTHMIHHSSPMLRVRESTSTNWSGYAAESSITSPTSRFVNQVVGTWTVPTVNCAVTPVGYSSVWVGIDGYSDSTVEQLGTEQDCSSGSPVYYAWFEMYPHPGYYITQTLVHPGDSITASVTYNGGKIFTLTMKDVRGSTTVFTFSKSFFANAQRSSAEWVVEAPYYQGILPLADYGSVNFSSSEYRNSASGTALQPVNAHGYDPINMQDPSGGSSTTSGLSATGTSFTTTWLPYP, from the coding sequence TTGCTAGCATCAGTCCTTGGGTCGACTCCGGTGCTTCAGGCATTTGCCGATAGTTCTACACACATGATTCACCACTCGTCGCCGATGTTGAGGGTCAGGGAGAGCACGAGCACTAACTGGTCAGGATACGCAGCAGAATCCAGTATCACATCCCCGACTTCCAGATTCGTCAATCAGGTCGTTGGCACTTGGACCGTTCCGACAGTGAATTGCGCTGTTACCCCGGTGGGATACTCTTCTGTGTGGGTAGGAATTGATGGATATTCCGATAGTACAGTCGAGCAGCTAGGTACTGAGCAAGACTGCTCGAGCGGTAGCCCGGTATACTACGCATGGTTTGAAATGTATCCCCATCCAGGCTACTACATCACACAAACGCTGGTTCATCCGGGTGACTCCATTACTGCGTCTGTCACTTACAACGGCGGCAAAATCTTTACTTTGACAATGAAGGATGTAAGAGGTTCGACTACCGTCTTTACGTTCTCAAAATCCTTCTTTGCCAATGCACAGCGTTCGTCTGCAGAATGGGTAGTTGAGGCGCCATACTACCAGGGAATCCTGCCGCTGGCAGACTATGGTTCGGTTAACTTTAGCAGCAGCGAATATCGCAATTCTGCCTCGGGCACTGCTCTGCAACCAGTAAACGCACACGGATACGATCCAATCAACATGCAGGATCCGAGCGGAGGAAGCTCGACGACGTCGGGATTGTCAGCCACCGGCACAAGTTTCACAACCACGTGGTTGCCGTACCCTTAG
- a CDS encoding winged helix-turn-helix domain-containing protein → MLRPSDDDHKDNSNGSCRSRDEIVKDVLIAVLNGYETRMTIMHSAFVTYEVATNALEELVSEGLLVILPDGARRYKITELGRKMLESS, encoded by the coding sequence GTGTTGCGACCCTCAGACGACGACCACAAAGACAACTCTAACGGAAGTTGTAGGTCAAGGGATGAAATTGTCAAGGATGTCTTGATAGCGGTTCTAAACGGCTATGAAACCAGAATGACGATTATGCATTCAGCGTTTGTGACGTACGAAGTTGCAACAAATGCGCTTGAGGAGCTGGTTTCCGAAGGACTGCTTGTCATTCTACCGGATGGGGCAAGGCGATACAAGATTACAGAGCTTGGGCGCAAAATGCTAGAATCGTCTTGA
- a CDS encoding CDGSH iron-sulfur domain-containing protein, producing the protein MANSVEIKCTKDGPNLIVVDGNVFAAMCRCGASANKPQCDGAHRKINFKAEEKTIKVV; encoded by the coding sequence ATGGCAAATTCAGTTGAAATCAAATGCACAAAGGACGGACCAAACCTGATAGTCGTTGACGGCAATGTATTTGCCGCCATGTGTAGATGCGGCGCGTCTGCAAATAAGCCCCAATGTGACGGTGCACACAGGAAAATAAACTTCAAGGCAGAAGAGAAGACAATCAAAGTCGTCTAG
- a CDS encoding cupredoxin domain-containing protein: protein MSSIAKNRFIALSMILAAGLALGAVLPAINSAYASDNENNSNSTSSASPANQGHNWNDKGGNSTDTGRNDHKSDNSYSHYKSRVEQMRDEFASMNAAKRHHEHMMGHPTITPPYLANLSYTLDANGNATGPDMKKHESAQLLLDMSIWKSSDSLVAMDINGGNITIGGNVTTINGGHAYYLAHHPRLIVYAYTLKNASSSQASAPVHDVKVLRAFAFGVGPDNKLPTNSSGSSFAVRVMGFESGPSSHLFKLAGQVSLNQNAGSGGSAGHTVMLTIPSGASVSGHQSYSPDNATAEAGDIIQVTNNDTAIHTLTSGSGPSDPHSGKMFDTGFINPGKTATFSLAKVSVGTYGFYCQVHPFMKGSLRVTS from the coding sequence ATGAGCAGTATAGCGAAGAACAGATTCATCGCACTAAGCATGATACTCGCGGCAGGACTGGCGCTAGGCGCAGTATTGCCCGCGATAAACAGCGCCTATGCATCAGATAACGAGAACAATAGCAACTCTACGTCGTCTGCAAGTCCCGCCAACCAGGGCCATAACTGGAACGACAAGGGCGGCAATTCCACTGATACCGGCAGGAATGACCACAAGTCCGACAACAGCTACAGCCATTACAAAAGCAGGGTAGAGCAAATGCGCGACGAGTTTGCCTCCATGAACGCAGCGAAAAGGCACCATGAGCACATGATGGGACACCCAACAATCACTCCCCCATACCTTGCAAACCTGAGCTACACGCTTGACGCAAACGGCAACGCCACTGGTCCGGACATGAAAAAACACGAAAGCGCGCAGCTCTTGCTTGACATGTCCATCTGGAAGTCCAGCGACTCGCTTGTGGCAATGGACATTAACGGCGGCAACATTACCATCGGTGGCAACGTAACCACGATTAACGGTGGCCACGCATACTACCTTGCGCACCACCCGCGGCTTATTGTCTACGCATACACCCTGAAGAACGCAAGTTCATCACAAGCATCAGCTCCAGTACACGATGTCAAGGTGTTGAGGGCTTTTGCATTCGGCGTGGGTCCGGACAACAAGTTGCCGACAAACAGCTCTGGCAGCTCATTTGCAGTGCGCGTCATGGGATTTGAGAGCGGCCCGTCTTCGCACCTTTTCAAGTTGGCAGGGCAGGTTTCGCTGAATCAGAATGCAGGCTCTGGCGGATCGGCAGGGCATACAGTGATGTTGACCATACCTTCGGGAGCCTCTGTCTCGGGCCACCAGTCTTACAGTCCGGACAATGCAACCGCCGAGGCAGGTGACATCATCCAGGTGACCAATAACGACACTGCAATCCACACATTGACCTCCGGCTCTGGTCCAAGCGATCCACACTCTGGCAAGATGTTTGACACCGGCTTTATCAACCCAGGCAAGACGGCGACTTTCAGCCTCGCCAAGGTCAGCGTTGGAACCTACGGGTTCTATTGCCAGGTGCATCCGTTCATGAAGGGTTCTCTTAGAGTGACTTCCTAA
- a CDS encoding N,N-dimethylformamidase beta subunit family domain-containing protein yields the protein MISQAVSRKTLAIALAATVVVSLAALKFQSNDLAALTFNPHTQSNANASPISANTLNPSLLANKGRLKVIPADKESTSAVMAAVSASKIAGQSHGHASTRIALISPVFTAAAYDHSFYVFYRHFGRISSHDNVTTQLNLLTARITYADRASASSTMRTLAAKLKQSANAQVTILDDSSVDRNALFSRNGTNAFDIVVLGHQEYVTQHEYDNLKRFVSDGGTLVLIDGNFFYAEVKYNSQAQSVTLVKGHGWAYNGHSAWKSIEERWANETREWAGSNYLCYSCKIRFENNPFGYRHHEEQYITNLNDVILYKYRTTDKGHTIATYQLSYGKGKVIGLSIYSDDVIRNAAFDKYFLFLVVHYGETAGK from the coding sequence TTGATTAGCCAGGCGGTTTCTCGCAAAACCCTTGCGATTGCACTGGCCGCTACAGTAGTTGTTTCATTAGCTGCTTTAAAGTTTCAATCAAACGACCTTGCAGCACTTACCTTTAATCCGCACACGCAGTCAAATGCCAATGCTAGCCCTATCTCTGCGAATACGCTAAACCCTTCACTTCTGGCAAATAAGGGCAGGCTCAAGGTGATCCCGGCAGACAAGGAGAGTACAAGCGCGGTAATGGCGGCAGTCTCTGCTTCCAAAATTGCAGGACAGTCGCACGGCCATGCAAGCACTAGAATTGCCCTCATATCGCCTGTCTTTACCGCAGCTGCATACGACCATTCATTTTACGTGTTCTACAGACACTTTGGCAGAATTTCATCGCATGACAACGTGACAACCCAGCTCAACCTGCTGACAGCGAGGATTACTTATGCTGACAGAGCCTCCGCATCCTCGACGATGCGGACCCTGGCAGCCAAACTAAAGCAATCTGCTAATGCCCAGGTGACAATACTTGACGATTCAAGCGTTGACAGAAACGCCTTATTTTCACGGAATGGCACAAATGCGTTTGACATTGTAGTGCTCGGCCACCAGGAATATGTCACCCAGCACGAGTACGACAATTTGAAGCGGTTTGTTTCAGACGGTGGGACGCTGGTACTAATTGACGGCAATTTCTTTTATGCAGAGGTAAAATACAACAGCCAGGCACAATCAGTGACGCTTGTCAAGGGCCACGGATGGGCCTACAACGGACACTCTGCATGGAAAAGCATTGAAGAGCGCTGGGCAAACGAGACCCGCGAGTGGGCAGGCAGCAACTACCTGTGCTATTCCTGCAAAATCCGGTTTGAAAATAATCCGTTTGGATACCGTCATCATGAGGAGCAGTACATCACGAACCTGAACGATGTCATCCTCTACAAGTACAGGACAACGGACAAGGGACACACAATTGCAACCTACCAGCTGAGTTATGGAAAAGGCAAGGTAATCGGCCTTAGCATCTATTCAGACGACGTAATACGCAATGCCGCATTTGACAAGTATTTCCTGTTCCTGGTCGTCCACTACGGCGAAACGGCAGGCAAATAG